A genome region from Penaeus monodon isolate SGIC_2016 chromosome 14, NSTDA_Pmon_1, whole genome shotgun sequence includes the following:
- the LOC119581014 gene encoding uncharacterized protein LOC119581014: MRRREVQVLKSRLTPNLPILILILSNRRKILAPPPSNSPNHLPKVRNDVRSTLLATVMRVETRAMTEQSEERKPLKCPAVSQLDIGKRDVINAQNTCPTLKSIREKVKTGKIDNVKNRAVKYEIINGLIYRICLEVNSIMKRVESN, translated from the exons ATGCGCAGAAGGGAGGTGCAG GTGTTAAAATCCCGCCTGACTCCAAACCTGCCAATCTTGATCTTGATCCTTTCGAATCGTCGGAAgatcctcgctccccccccttctAACTCTCCGAATCATTTGCCTAAGGTACGTAATGATGTCCGTTCTACATTGCTTGCGACTGTTATGAGGGTGGAGACTCGTGCAATGACGGAACAATCTGAAGAACGTAAGCCTCTGAAGTGTCCCGCAGTGTCGCAACTTGATATCGGTAAACGTGACGTCATTAATGCTCAGAATACATGCCCTACATTAAAGTCAATTAGGGAAAAGGTAAAGACAGGGAAAATAGACAATGTTAAGAATAGGGcagtgaaatatgaaataattaatggGTTAATCTATAGAATTTGCTTAGAAGTAAATTCGATCATGAAAAGGGTAGAAAGCAACTGA